A genomic segment from Terriglobia bacterium encodes:
- a CDS encoding CRISPR-associated RAMP protein has product MSPAPLGFLSLQSRYVVEGTLKSMAAMHVGSGLEGVNSDAAWMRDAAGIFIPGSSLRGVMRSTLERILQSVRPERGCVLFLTDSGSRCATACEAERTKLEKLPEAERLKKIYAGDLCDICLLFGSPLLASRLRVSDSRPGKAVEPQPRHGVGIDRDTETAREKIKFDFEALEAGPRFGFRIELENARPQDFALLGILLIEMQSTGLWVGGKKSRGLGHCVLEPEYRVSHFDNDGPFKLPEYLKTGQLKKFETKDFAARLAAAVSHYLEEASHVQAAGQ; this is encoded by the coding sequence ATGAGTCCCGCGCCGCTTGGTTTCCTGTCTTTGCAGAGCCGGTACGTCGTCGAGGGGACCCTCAAGAGCATGGCCGCCATGCACGTAGGCAGCGGGCTGGAAGGAGTCAACAGCGACGCCGCATGGATGCGGGATGCTGCCGGCATCTTCATTCCCGGTTCGTCATTACGGGGTGTGATGCGGTCTACGCTCGAACGCATCCTTCAGTCTGTGCGGCCTGAGCGTGGTTGCGTCCTCTTCCTGACCGATTCTGGTTCCCGTTGCGCGACTGCCTGTGAAGCGGAAAGGACCAAACTCGAAAAGCTGCCGGAGGCGGAGCGATTGAAGAAGATCTATGCAGGGGATCTGTGTGACATCTGCCTGCTGTTCGGATCGCCGTTGCTGGCCTCACGCCTGCGGGTGTCTGACAGCCGTCCGGGAAAAGCTGTCGAGCCGCAGCCGCGCCATGGAGTGGGAATCGACCGCGACACCGAAACCGCACGCGAGAAAATCAAATTCGATTTCGAAGCCCTCGAAGCCGGGCCCCGGTTTGGCTTTCGCATTGAACTGGAGAACGCCCGCCCGCAGGATTTTGCGCTGCTGGGAATTCTGCTGATTGAGATGCAGTCCACGGGCCTGTGGGTCGGAGGAAAGAAGTCACGAGGCCTAGGCCATTGTGTTCTTGAGCCGGAATACCGGGTCAGCCACTTCGATAACGACGGGCCATTCAAGCTGCCCGAGTATCTGAAAACCGGGCAGCTCAAGAAATTCGAAACAAAAGACTTTGCGGCACGTCTGGCCGCGGCGGTCTCACACTATCTGGAGGAGGCAAGCCATGTTCAGGCGGCTGGTCAATGA